AAGCGAATGAGGATTTTTGGGGATTGTGGCAGATTTTGGGCTTTGGTAGTTGTGTCGCGTTTCATTTGGCGTGCCTTTAGTTGTTTTATTGCGCGTTTTTGTTGGTTGCATTTTAGCAACTTTGTTATAATACGCCAAAATTTATGCACTTGGAGCGCACTATGCCAAAATCTAGCCAAAAATCTAACAAGCAAACCACCCCAAAAGACTCTACTAACCCCCAAACCAAAGCCCAAAATCAAAACACACTTATCACGCCACGCACACTTAGTGGGTTTCGCGACTATCTCCCAAAAGAAGCAATGGCAAAAGAAAAGCTAATTGCTTCGCTTACAACGGTGTTTGAAAGTTTTGGATTTGCGCCTATTGAGACACCGCATTTGGAATATGCCGAGATTTTGCTGCGACAAGGAAGCGATGAGATACAAAAAGAGCTATATAGATTTGTGGATAATGGCGGGCGAGATGTAGTGCTACGATTTGACCAGACTGTGCCTTTGGCACGATTTATCACGCAGTATAGAAATGAGCTAGATTTGCCTTTTAAGCGGTTTGCTATTGGCAATGTGTTTCGTGGAGAGAGAGCACAAAAGGGGCGATATAGGGAATTTACCCAATGTGATTTTGACTTCATAGGAAGCGATAGTATCGGGTGTGATGCCGAGATTATTGAGGTGATTTATGCCTCTCTTAGTGCGCTAGGGCTAGATGAATTTACCATTTGGGTAAATCACAGAAGCGTGCTAAATGGCATTGCAGAGCATTTTGGGATTAGGGATTCTAAGGATTTGGAAAGTTTTTTGCGCTTGATAGACAAACTTGACAAAATCGGGGAGGAGAATCTAGCCAAAGAACTACAATCCACCCTAAAACTTGATAGCAAAAAAGTAGATGAAATAATCTCGCTAATATCTATCAAGCAAATCACGCAAAGAGATGAGTTTTTTGCCTCTGTGGCACACCTAAAAGAATGGAATGCCGAGCTAAAAAAAGGCATAGAGGAGCTAGAATCTTGTTTTAGGATTCTCTCAAGTGTGCAGATGGCGACTTCATCGTGTCGTGTGAGCTTTGCTATCGCACGCGGACTAGGATACTACACAGGAATCGTGTATGAAACCACGCTAAATCGCCTAAAATCACTCGGCAGTGTCTGCTCTGGCGGGCGATATGACAATCTCACGCGTAGCTTCTCGCGTGAGCGCATAAGCGGCGTGGGTGCGAGTATCGGGTTAGATAGACTGCTAGCAGGACTTGAGGAGCTAGGAGTGCTTAGAGGAAAAAGCACAAGTGCGGAAGTGCTAATCGTATGTATGAGGGAAGAGTTCATCGCTTACGCACACCAAATCGCACAGAGTTTGCGCCGAAGTAAAATCTACACCGAAGTCTATCCGCAAGCCACCAAGCTACAAAAATCGCTTAGCTATGCAAACAACAAAGGACACGAGCACTGCATAATCATCGGTGAAAACGAGTTTAGCACCCAAACACTCACCATAAAAAATATGACAACGGGCGTGCAATTTGATTCTATCAGCCTTTTGCGCGTGATAGAGATAGTGAAATAAGTAGTCTATTTAAGTTTTTGGCAGGTTTCTTGCAATGCTTTTAAAAGCTTTTATGACGTGAATCTTTAGAAAATCTTGCATTTCTTGTGATAGAATTTTGGGTATGAGCAAAAAAGATAGAGTAAAAACAAAACTTGATTTGTTAAAAAGCCTGATTTTAGGCTTTATGACTGCTCTTTTTGGCGTGGGTGGCTACACTTTTGCCAATAGAAACGAGCTTCACCTAATAGATTACGCCACCATAGGAATTGTATCTTGCATATTGGTAGGCTTGATATGTTGGTGTGGGTTTAGTTTCAAAAAAGAACTTGATAGATTGGAGAAAATGAAATGATAGGACTTTTAGTAACCGTGCTAATCGCCATTGCACTAGCCTTTTCGACCATTTTTGTCATCAAAGTGATGAACTAAAAATGCAAAATAGATTCCAAAGTGTGCTCTACGCCTTTTTGTGTGGCTTTGTGGCATTGTGGCTAGCAGGCTGTCATAGTAGTATCAAACCTAGCATTATAGAGCCTAGCGAGCAAGATTCCCTAGAATCAACCCAATCAGCCAAAGCAACAAAAAAAGCCAAAAAAGATTCCACTAAAGCAGATTCTCAAACAGATTCAAAATTAGGCTTAAAAAGGGACTCCACAAAAGATTCTGCCAAATCCATTTGCAACGCCCCAACACCCAAGACTTCCGCGCTTCTTAGCTTTGTAGGCGATAATGTGCTAGGCGATTACAAAGGTGCGAGTGGAGAGACTTTTAATGCAAAATTTAGCGAGGTTAAGGGGGATTTTGCCTACTTCAGCAATGGAGTGCGCGAAGTGCTAGGTAGCGATGATTTAACCATAGGCAATATGGAGGGTGTGCTAAGCGATAGAGAGCTAAAAAATGCCTTTGAAAAGCCTTTTTCTTTCAAGGGACACTCAAGCTACACTCAAGTTTTGCGTGAAGCAAGCATAGAAGCACTAAACCTAGCAAATAACCATTCTCGCGACTATGGAGCACAAGGATTCCAAGACACAAAAGAGCATTTGATAAATGCTGGATTTCACACTTTTGGCGAGGGGATTTTAAGCATTGTAGAAGTAAATGGTATAAAAATAGGGCTAGCAGGACATCGCGGGTGGAATCTAGCGATAAAATCCCAAGTCGCTAAAGAGATTGCCGAGCTACAATCACAAGGTGCGGATTTTGTGATTTTTACATTTCATTGGGGCGAAGAGCGAGAGCATTATCCCAATGCCACGCAAAAACAGCTAGGGCGATTCACGCTTGATAGTGGCGCAGATATGGTGGTAGCCCATCACCCCCACGTATTGCAAGGAATCGAGCAATATAAAGACAAGAAAATCATATATAGTCTAGGCAACTTCATCTATGGTGGTGCAAAAAATCCTAACGACAAAGATACGATGATTTATCAAAGTTTGATTTTGGATTTTGCTAGCGAGGAGGATGCGGGCGAGTTTGCAAGTGTGTTTGAGCAAAATACTTGTTTGCAAAAGCAATGGTTATCTCGCTTTTCTCAAGGAGAGTTTTTGCCCTCACAAAGTCGCATAACAAAATCTAGCCACTTTGTAGTGCTTCATAATATCGTGCCTGCAAGTATCAGCTCAAGCACCACACACAACGATTACTCCCCCAAAATCTACAAAAAAAATGGCGATACGAATTCTAAAGCAGGCTATGAGCGCGTGCTAAAACGACTAGAACAATACTCACAAGGCTTGCACTAGATTTCATACTTTTGACATAATGGCAAAACTTAAGCCAAAAAAAAAAAAAAAATACACTGCAAAGCAAAAATACAAAGCGGAACACTCATTGCTTCAAATCCACTTAATAAATCTGTGCGCATTCATACATTGGGCTAAAAATGGAGCGAAAATCCACGACAAGCCACAAAAAATGTCAAAAATGTAAGGACACACAAATGATAAATGGATACTACGCAAATGCGGGCGGTATGGTAACGCAGATAAATCGCCTAGATGTAATCTCAAACAATCTCGCAAATCTAAACACCAATGGCTTCAAACGCGATGATGTCGTAATCGGCGACTATCTACGACTATATAAAGAAACCCAAGACACGCTACCGATAAAAGACCACACACGAGCCGCAGCCCAATACCAAAACCGAAATCTAAACCGTGTGCCAAATATCAGTGAGGAATACACAGAATTTCAAATCGGTGCGTTTGCTGAAACACAAAATCCACTAGACTTCGCCTTGCAAAATCCAAACGCCTACTTTGTGGTAAGCACTCCTGATGGCGTGCGCTATACGCGTGATGGGAGCTTTGTGATAGATAGCGAAGGGTTTTTGAGCACAAAAGAGGGCTTTAGGGTGCTACCTCGCGCTGCCCTAAATGAAGCAGGCGATGAGGAGGAGCAAGATATGGGGGGAATAATGATGAATGCAGGAATGCAGCTAGAAGCGGATAAAAATGGGAATCTAACTTTTCGCAATCTAGCCACAGAAGAAATAGGCATAGCCGCAGATGGAGGAGCTCTAGCAATCGTAAGTTTTGACAATCCCAAATACCTAAAAAAAGTCGGCTACAATCTCTACAAATACCCAAAAGAGCGACTAGAAGATAGAATCATAAACACCACAAATATCGGGCTAGCACAAGGCTATATCGAAAAAAGCAATGTCAATGCCGTAAAAGAAATGACCGCACTCATAGAGACAAATCGCTTGGTGGAAATGTATTCACGCGCTATGAGGGCTTATGTCGATGACTTCGCACCTGAAGCGATAGGCAAGCTAGCAGTTCGTGCATAAGCAAACAACGCTAGTTAAACAAAAAATCACAAGCATAGAATCTAGCCAAAAGTAGGGATAAGCAAACCCCCGCAAAATCCACTACATATACTTCAACCCCACGCTACACGCGATGATAATGGCAATAAGCAAAAGTTTATCAAAACTTTTGCTCTCATTAAAAAACAAAATCCCCACCACTACGCCTCCGCCAGCTCCTATCCCCGTCCATATCGCATAAGCCACGCCCATAGCGATGTCGCGCATAGAGAGTGAGAGTAGCGATAGGCTTAGCACAAAAAGCGCGGCGATTAGCAGTATGTAGAGATTTTTGCCACTCATTGCGTATCGCTTCATCGCAATCACGCCAAAGATTTCCATTAGTCCAGCGAGCAAAAGATAAGTCCAGCTCATTTTCGCCCCTCCTTTTTAAAATCTTCCTTGTAAGAATCCTTTTTGCGAGAATTTTTATCGTGGGAATTTTCATCGCGATAAGTTTTATTGTGCGAAACTTCATTATGAGAATTTTCATCGCGAGAATCCTTTTTGCGCAAATCCCCTGCACATTTTAAACTACCCTTTTGCAACTCTCTTTTAGCCTGCAGTGCAGAATCTAGAGCATTATCTATCCCTAAATCACTTGAGAGATTTTCTACCAATGCTTCATCGTGGGCTTTTCCGTCTTCTTTTTGGCTCACAAACTTAAGCGCGATGACAGCAAACAATAATAGAGCTATGAGGCTTACCTTTATCGCGGAGAAAGGCTCTCCAAAGATAAAAATCTCGCCCGCCACAACGCCCGCCGTGCCAATGCCGACAAACACGCTATAAGCGATACTTACCTCTAGCACCTTGCAAGCCAAAATCATCGCGCTAAATGAAAAAATAATGCCAAGCGCGGTAAGCGCGTAAAGTAGCGTGCTATCGGCGTGCTTTAGCCCGCTTACCCAAAAGCACTCCACAATCCCGCCAAGCACCACAAGCCCCCACGCAAGGTTTATAATGCGATTTGTGCTACCAAAATCTTGCTGAAGTTTCCTAGCAAACCTGCGCCGTTTTATGCGCATTTTTGTAAGATAATTTACCTGCATAACCTCCCCTTGACATAATAGATTTTCTTTTAATTTTTACTTGGTTTTTTTCTGGGTGTAAAGGTTATGGCATTTTGGCAAACATTGCCCAAATAGCCAAAATATCTCAAATGCCACAAAAAGAGTTGCGCAAAAAAAAAGGTTACGCAGAATTACCCAAACACTTGCACAAAGACTTCATCTATATTTTTTACAGGGATTATTTGTAGGCTATCTAGCACTTCTTTTGGTATATCGTTCAAATCCCGCTCGTAGTTTTTGGATGGAATCAGCGCACGCTTTATTCCCGCTTTGTGTGCGGCGATTAGCTTTTCTTTTAGTCCACCTATGGCTAGCACATCGCCACTAAGCGTTAGCTCTCCCGTCATCGCTATCTCTCCACTTATAGCCTTATCACAAAGTATAGAAGCGATTACGCACGCCATAGCGATTCCCGCACTTGGTCCGTCCTTTGGCACTGCGCCCTCTGGCAAATGCAGATGAATGTCAAACTTTGAGTAAAAAGGCATATCCCCACTAAAATCTTTAGATTCTTTTTTGGATTCTTTTGCACTTTGAGCTTTGGTGGATTTTTTGTTTTTTGGCTTTAGCTTATTTTCATCTAGCAGGACTTTTACCACAGAATGCGCGATTTTGGCAGACTCTTTCATCACATCTCCTAGACTTCCTGTGAGAGATAGTCCTCCTTTGCCCTTTAGCTTGATTGCTTCGATTTTTAGCACATCTCCACCCACACTTGTCCAAGCAAGTCCATTTATGATTCCCACCCTTGCAGCCTTGCTAGCAGGGTCGATTTCATACACGATTTTATCAATAAAATCAGGGATAAGTTTGGGCGTCAAGCGTATTTTTTTGTAGTTTGGTTGGGTTAGGATTTTGGTAGCGACTTTGCGCATTATAGAGGCTATCACTCTGCGCAAATTCCGCACTCCTGCTTCGCGCGTATATCGCTCGATAAGCGTCTTTATCGCTTCTTTGCCAAACTCGATTTCTTCACTACCTAGCCCGTGCTTTTTAAGCTCTTGGGGGATAAGATATTTTAGTGCGATTTGCTCTTTTTCTTGTGGTGTGTAGCTAGAGATAGAAATAAACTCCATTCTATCACGCAATGGCGGTGGAATCGCACCTATATCATTCGCCGTAGCGATAAAAATCACTTGAGATAAATCAATGCTAAAGTTGTTGTAATAATCCCTAAAAGCGACATTTTGCTCAGGGTCTAGTATTTCTAGTAGCACACTTGTGGGGTCGCCCCTCACACCCCTAGCGACTTTGTCGATTTCATCTAGCACCATTACAGGATTCATCTGCTTTGCTTCGATAAGCCCTTGTGTGATTCTGCCCGGCATAGCTCCGATATATGTGCGGCGATGTCCTCTTAGCTCATTTACATCTTCTAGCCCACCTAGTGCTATGCGGACTAGCTCTCTGCCTACGGCTTTTGCGATAGAGTTCGCAAGGCTGGTTTTGCCAACCCCCGGTGGTCCATAAAAACACAAAATCGTGCCTTTTTCTTTTGTGTTATCTTTTTCTTCTCTAGCTTCGCTGTCATCTTGGCTAGAATTTTTACTAGTCTCCAAGCTAGAATCTTTTTTTGTGATTTTAGATTCGCTTTTTGCGCGCTCTTTGGATTGGGCTTGTGCTTTTTGTGCTAGGAGGTCTTTTACAGCGAAATACTCTACAATGCGCTCTTTTGGTTTGATTAGCGAGTAGTGGTCTAAGTCAAGCTGTTTTTGCACATTTTTGATAGATAGCGATTCTTTGGCGTATTTGCCAAATGGTATTTCTAGCACCCATTCTACATAGTTTTGCAAGATATTTGCATCGCCACTTTCTTGGTGCATTTTACTTAGGCGAGATATTTGCTTTTTTATCTCTTTGTAGGCTTCTTTGTTTAGGTATGGTTTTATGGATTCTAGCTTTTTTTCATACTGCTCGATTTCCTCATCTCTTTGTTTATCAATCCCTAGCTCTTTTTGGATTTGTCGTAGTTGCTCTTTTAGGAAATATTCTTTGTTTGTTTGCTCCATTTTGTTATGCACGCGGGTTTTGATTTCTTTTTGGAGTTTTTGGATTTGGATTTCTTCTGAGACAAAGTCGATTAGCAAAAGCAGTCGCTCCTCAATATCATCACTCCTAAATAGCTTGTATGCTTGCTCTTTTTTTAGCCTTATGCTTGAAGCGACTAAGTCTATCATTCGGTTTGGCTCGCCTGTCTCTTCGATAGACTTTAGCAAATCTGGCGGAAGCAAGACTTGACTAATATTTGCTAGATTTTGCACTTTTTCTCTTAGCACCTTACTCATCGCTTCCACTTGGGCAAAGCTACATTCTTTGTAGCTGATAATATCTACCAATGCTTCATAGCACTCGCCCTTTTGCAATGACAAAATCCGCCCTTTTGTAAGCCCCTGAAATAGTAGCTTCACGCGACCATCTGGCAAGTGGACTTTACGCATAATCGTGCCGATAACACCCACATCAAAAAAAGGCATTTGGTGTTTGGCGATTTTCTCAAGTGTATCTATGGCACTAGGGATTACATCAGGTTTGGGCATCGTAGTGGGTTTGTCAGCTAGATTTGTGGCGATGAGGCTAGATTTTTCAGTGCTAGATTTTGGGCTAGATTCTTTTGTGATATTTTGCGCGACTTGCTGCATATCATTTGGCTCTTTTGCGCAGCAGACAAACACCAAGTCATTTTTATCAAGTGCTTTAGTTGCGGCTTTTATGTTTTTCTCATCGTGGGTAAAAATCGGCACAATGCTAAAAGGATAAGAGAAATTATCCTCTTCCACAATCACAGGAAGTCTCATAGGAAAATCAATATTACTTGGTTGCATTCTTGCTCCTTAAAAATTTGGGGGAAATGATTGGAAAATATTTGTAAAAATTAAAAATCAGCTAAAAAACTTTTACCAATTAAACATTCTCACATACCAAGGGATATGCGATGGCTTGGGCTTAGTAGCTTGCTCTAGCTCATCATCGATTCTCTCTTCGTATTTTTCCCTTGCGCTATGTTTTTTTGCTTTTTTATACACGCGCACGATTCCTTTGTTTAGCTCATTTTGTCCTAGCACAAATCGCACCTGCATTGTTTTGACAAATGGTGCGTAGCGACTATCAGGGAAAGTATCCAAAAATTCATCAAAATCATTCAAACTATCAGAGAAAAACTCTTGGTCTTTGCTTGAGCTTTTTAGCCCATAGTAGCGACTCTGAAGTTTCAAAAAATGCAAATAATCAGCGTTTTTTGCATTTGCAAATCGCTTCAAATACTCATCAAAGTAAAATTCTGCAAGCAAATATTGCTCTTTTTGGATATGTGCTTGTCCCAAAATCATCATTGCTTCGGGTAAAAGTGGCGAGTTGATATGCTCACTTTGCAAAGAGGCATAGAAATTATCAGCATTTTCTAGATTGCCCATACGAATCTCTTTTAAGATATTTTGATACCAATACATTGCTGGCTTATTTAGCTCATTTTTTTCTTTCTTTTTACACGAAGTAAGCACACAAGCTAGCAAAATCCCAAGCGCAAAAATAAAAAATACTTTGGCAAAGCCCAAAACAAAATCCCTAAATCCACCACAAGATTTTTTAGTGGATTTTGCAGTAGATTTTGTGGCTGGTTTTGTAGATTTTACGCAAATCATCGCGTCATAAAAAAAGGCGGGTAAAAAATGTGAAAAAAAAGTAAGATTTTTAGGAGGATTCATAATGTGCCTTTCGTTTTTATTTCATTAGTATCTATTATGGTGTTTGCCCGCAGGTAAGGCAATCAAAGCAAAACGCAACATTATAGCCAAAAAAGGTTAAGCAGTATCAAAACGACATTGGGAAATAAAGTAAATTTCGCCAACATAACGCAATCTTTCATAATGCAATTTTTTGCACAATCTTTTTTTTGTAGCTTGGGCTTAGCTTAGGCGCAGCTTTTGGAGGCAATTTTTGTAGCAATCCTTAATATAGCGATTTTTGACATATATTTTTGCAGTATTTTGGCATAGATTTTGCCTAAAATCACATATAATAAAAACCGCATAAAATGCTAAAATGCGTAAGATTTTATTAGGCATTTTACGGACTTAAATTTCAAGGAGCTACATTATGGAGACAACTTTTGATGCTATATTGCAAAAAAATCGCTTAAAAACAAATATCGTGCTTATCTGCTATGTGGCTATCTTTGCGCTTGTGGGACTGCTAGTGGATATTGTGCGCATTGACGCGCCTAGCTTGGAGTGTGGATTTGCAGTGCTTCTAAGCGGGCAAGAACCCCCACTTGTAACCATTATCGCCTCCCTTATTGCGTGTGCTATCATCGCTTATAGCCTTAAGCGGTTTGATGCGATAATGCTAAAAGGCGATGAGTATGAGCTACTAGATGCTAGCACTCACGCCTTGCCCCCGCTCCAAGCACGCGTGCGAATGGCGTTTGATAATGTCTTGCTTCGTGCTGGGATTAGTGCATCATCTAGCCAAACCCCTCGCCTATACCTTATCCACGCGCCATATATGAATGCCTTTGCAAGTGGCTGGAGAGAGGAAAATTCACTTGTGGCTATCACTTCCGCGCTTGCAGAAAATCTAGATGAGCAAGAGCTAAAAGCCGTGCTAGCCCACGAGCTTAGCCACATACGACACGGAGATATTAGGCTTACAATGTGTGTGGGAATTTTAAGCAATATTTTGCTTTTGGTGTGCAATAACGCTGTGTGGCTATTTATGGGCAATAATCGAGGTGGTGGCGCAAACAAAGCTAGAAGCATTTTGCTGATTTTGCAATTTGTCTTGCCACTTTTGACTTTGTGGCTACAAATGTTTCTTAGTCGCTCGCGTGAATATATGGCTGATGCGGGAAGCGCATACCTTATGCACTCGCCAAACCCTCTCATAAGCGCACTAGAAAAAATCCACAACAACTACGCAAAAAACGACTTCAAAGAGATAGACACAAATCCAACTAGAAAAGCCGCATATATCTTTAGCGACTCTTTTAGCACGCACCCAAGCCTGCAAAATCGTATCCGCTCTTTGCGCGGGGAATAGATTTGCCAAATTTTACCAAGAGCGTAAAACAAGTGCATAAAATACGAGAACAAGAAATGCAAAATCAACAAATAAACGAGCAGATTTTTAGAGACTTTTGTAAGCGCATAGGCGAGGACTACACTCGCGCAGGACTTCAAGCCACGCCCAAAAGACTAGCACAACTAGAATCTATCCTCTATGCAGGCTACTCCCTTAGCCCAAAAGAAGCACTTGGCGGACTATTTGCAAATAGTGGAATTGATGAGATGATAAGCATAAAAGACATTGCGTTTTATTCAATGTGTGAGCATCATTTGCTACCATTTTTTGGCAAGGTGCATATCGGCTATGTGCCAAAAGATTCTATCGCGGGGATAAGTGGATTTGTGCGGCTTGTCGAGGTGTATGCTAAGCGATTGCAAATCCAAGAAAATCTAACCAACCAAATCGCCCAAAGTATCACAGAGCTACTTTCCCCAAAGGGCGTTATGGTGGTGTGCGAAGCGCATCATCTATGTATGAGTATGCGTGAAGCGACAAAAACTCAAGCCCAAATCACCACAAGTGCCGTGCGCGGAATCTTTAAAAGCGATTCTCGCACACGAGGTGAATTTTTGCAACTTATCAAAGGATAAAATCCACGCTAATGATAAAAATACAGCACACAAATCTTTTTGTCAAAATCCATACTTTTAAAAATCTACACTCTTTGCCAACGCCAAATTTTATAACGCTAAAATTTATACCCCACTTGCACCCAAAACTGCCTCCCCACCTCATAAGCAAGCGTAGGAGAAAAGCTATTTCCCGTGTAGTTTGTAGTGGCAATAGTAGGGATTTGACTATCAAGCACATTATAAATATCTACATTCATATACAAGGTATGTGATTTATATATGCTAAATTCCGCACTTATGCGCATATCCCAAGTAAATGCTGCTTTTATCGGCACTTTGCCGTATTGGTCATAGTCTGAATAGTTTGGGTTATATTGATTAGAAGCTACTCCGTTATTGCTTGGCTTCCCCCCTGCCCTAGCGATAAGCGCATCTGCATCATATTTGGAGCGAAATCTAAAAAAATTATTCCATATCCATTTTGTTTTGGCTATATAAAAAATATGCGTGGTATTTAGCCTAAAGGTATATGGGCGCAAAAAATTTGTAGCCCTCCTTTGACTTTGGTGGATAAGCTCTCCGTGCCACAATATAATCCTGTCCTCTAGCTCGCTTGTGCTAGCACTACTTGTATAGTCTTGGTAATTGCGCACCACATTAGTCCAATCAAAACCAAACATAAAATAATGCGCCACTCCATAAGTATGCAAAGGACGAGCATTTTCGATAAGTAGTGTAACGACATTTGTATAGGATTTTCCCTCATTTGTATAGACATAATATGTGCCAGCATAGCCCTCTATCGGAGGTAATTTTGCATAGTCGCTTCGTATCTGTCGCACTTCATCTTTGCCCTCTCGGTAGATATACTTCACGCTTAGATTCCACGATTTTATTCCTTGTGCTAGCCCTATGCTTAGCTCATCAGCATAAGGAGTTTTGATTTTTTGGAATCTAGTAGAATTTGCCATAGTGCTTATACAGTTCGTATCATACTCATAATATTGTATCTTTTGCGTGCCTGTGAGCGGGTCTATATAAGGTTTGTCCACCCTTGTGCGTGGAGCGCACTTTTTCCCACTTGCTAGGATACTCTCCCACGACTTATCAGGGCTATCTCTATAAATATCAGTCCTTAGAGTGTTGATTCCATCTTTTAGCCAATACGCATAGAGATTTGACGCATAGTAGCGATTTACCCCAGCAGTGATTTGTGTGGGATAAGTGCGTCCTTTTTGGGTTTGATTCCACGGGGCTTGGTAGTTTAGCACAAGTCGTGGCGCAGGATTTGCCCTTTGCATATAAGTATCAAAATCTAGCCTAGCACCAAGCCTTACATTTAGTTCGCCTAGCTTGGA
This genomic stretch from Helicobacter macacae MIT 99-5501 harbors:
- a CDS encoding DMT family transporter gives rise to the protein MSWTYLLLAGLMEIFGVIAMKRYAMSGKNLYILLIAALFVLSLSLLSLSMRDIAMGVAYAIWTGIGAGGGVVVGILFFNESKSFDKLLLIAIIIACSVGLKYM
- a CDS encoding flagellar hook-basal body protein; this translates as MINGYYANAGGMVTQINRLDVISNNLANLNTNGFKRDDVVIGDYLRLYKETQDTLPIKDHTRAAAQYQNRNLNRVPNISEEYTEFQIGAFAETQNPLDFALQNPNAYFVVSTPDGVRYTRDGSFVIDSEGFLSTKEGFRVLPRAALNEAGDEEEQDMGGIMMNAGMQLEADKNGNLTFRNLATEEIGIAADGGALAIVSFDNPKYLKKVGYNLYKYPKERLEDRIINTTNIGLAQGYIEKSNVNAVKEMTALIETNRLVEMYSRAMRAYVDDFAPEAIGKLAVRA
- the lon gene encoding endopeptidase La, translating into MQPSNIDFPMRLPVIVEEDNFSYPFSIVPIFTHDEKNIKAATKALDKNDLVFVCCAKEPNDMQQVAQNITKESSPKSSTEKSSLIATNLADKPTTMPKPDVIPSAIDTLEKIAKHQMPFFDVGVIGTIMRKVHLPDGRVKLLFQGLTKGRILSLQKGECYEALVDIISYKECSFAQVEAMSKVLREKVQNLANISQVLLPPDLLKSIEETGEPNRMIDLVASSIRLKKEQAYKLFRSDDIEERLLLLIDFVSEEIQIQKLQKEIKTRVHNKMEQTNKEYFLKEQLRQIQKELGIDKQRDEEIEQYEKKLESIKPYLNKEAYKEIKKQISRLSKMHQESGDANILQNYVEWVLEIPFGKYAKESLSIKNVQKQLDLDHYSLIKPKERIVEYFAVKDLLAQKAQAQSKERAKSESKITKKDSSLETSKNSSQDDSEAREEKDNTKEKGTILCFYGPPGVGKTSLANSIAKAVGRELVRIALGGLEDVNELRGHRRTYIGAMPGRITQGLIEAKQMNPVMVLDEIDKVARGVRGDPTSVLLEILDPEQNVAFRDYYNNFSIDLSQVIFIATANDIGAIPPPLRDRMEFISISSYTPQEKEQIALKYLIPQELKKHGLGSEEIEFGKEAIKTLIERYTREAGVRNLRRVIASIMRKVATKILTQPNYKKIRLTPKLIPDFIDKIVYEIDPASKAARVGIINGLAWTSVGGDVLKIEAIKLKGKGGLSLTGSLGDVMKESAKIAHSVVKVLLDENKLKPKNKKSTKAQSAKESKKESKDFSGDMPFYSKFDIHLHLPEGAVPKDGPSAGIAMACVIASILCDKAISGEIAMTGELTLSGDVLAIGGLKEKLIAAHKAGIKRALIPSKNYERDLNDIPKEVLDSLQIIPVKNIDEVFVQVFG
- the hisS gene encoding histidine--tRNA ligase, whose amino-acid sequence is MPKSSQKSNKQTTPKDSTNPQTKAQNQNTLITPRTLSGFRDYLPKEAMAKEKLIASLTTVFESFGFAPIETPHLEYAEILLRQGSDEIQKELYRFVDNGGRDVVLRFDQTVPLARFITQYRNELDLPFKRFAIGNVFRGERAQKGRYREFTQCDFDFIGSDSIGCDAEIIEVIYASLSALGLDEFTIWVNHRSVLNGIAEHFGIRDSKDLESFLRLIDKLDKIGEENLAKELQSTLKLDSKKVDEIISLISIKQITQRDEFFASVAHLKEWNAELKKGIEELESCFRILSSVQMATSSCRVSFAIARGLGYYTGIVYETTLNRLKSLGSVCSGGRYDNLTRSFSRERISGVGASIGLDRLLAGLEELGVLRGKSTSAEVLIVCMREEFIAYAHQIAQSLRRSKIYTEVYPQATKLQKSLSYANNKGHEHCIIIGENEFSTQTLTIKNMTTGVQFDSISLLRVIEIVK
- a CDS encoding CapA family protein, with product MQNRFQSVLYAFLCGFVALWLAGCHSSIKPSIIEPSEQDSLESTQSAKATKKAKKDSTKADSQTDSKLGLKRDSTKDSAKSICNAPTPKTSALLSFVGDNVLGDYKGASGETFNAKFSEVKGDFAYFSNGVREVLGSDDLTIGNMEGVLSDRELKNAFEKPFSFKGHSSYTQVLREASIEALNLANNHSRDYGAQGFQDTKEHLINAGFHTFGEGILSIVEVNGIKIGLAGHRGWNLAIKSQVAKEIAELQSQGADFVIFTFHWGEEREHYPNATQKQLGRFTLDSGADMVVAHHPHVLQGIEQYKDKKIIYSLGNFIYGGAKNPNDKDTMIYQSLILDFASEEDAGEFASVFEQNTCLQKQWLSRFSQGEFLPSQSRITKSSHFVVLHNIVPASISSSTTHNDYSPKIYKKNGDTNSKAGYERVLKRLEQYSQGLH
- a CDS encoding outer membrane protein assembly factor BamD, with the translated sequence MGFAKVFFIFALGILLACVLTSCKKKEKNELNKPAMYWYQNILKEIRMGNLENADNFYASLQSEHINSPLLPEAMMILGQAHIQKEQYLLAEFYFDEYLKRFANAKNADYLHFLKLQSRYYGLKSSSKDQEFFSDSLNDFDEFLDTFPDSRYAPFVKTMQVRFVLGQNELNKGIVRVYKKAKKHSAREKYEERIDDELEQATKPKPSHIPWYVRMFNW
- the htpX gene encoding zinc metalloprotease HtpX, with the protein product METTFDAILQKNRLKTNIVLICYVAIFALVGLLVDIVRIDAPSLECGFAVLLSGQEPPLVTIIASLIACAIIAYSLKRFDAIMLKGDEYELLDASTHALPPLQARVRMAFDNVLLRAGISASSSQTPRLYLIHAPYMNAFASGWREENSLVAITSALAENLDEQELKAVLAHELSHIRHGDIRLTMCVGILSNILLLVCNNAVWLFMGNNRGGGANKARSILLILQFVLPLLTLWLQMFLSRSREYMADAGSAYLMHSPNPLISALEKIHNNYAKNDFKEIDTNPTRKAAYIFSDSFSTHPSLQNRIRSLRGE
- the folE gene encoding GTP cyclohydrolase I FolE; this translates as MQNQQINEQIFRDFCKRIGEDYTRAGLQATPKRLAQLESILYAGYSLSPKEALGGLFANSGIDEMISIKDIAFYSMCEHHLLPFFGKVHIGYVPKDSIAGISGFVRLVEVYAKRLQIQENLTNQIAQSITELLSPKGVMVVCEAHHLCMSMREATKTQAQITTSAVRGIFKSDSRTRGEFLQLIKG